The following proteins are co-located in the Escherichia fergusonii ATCC 35469 genome:
- the mutH gene encoding DNA mismatch repair endonuclease MutH: protein MPDIRPLLTSPASEAELLAQAQQLSGYTLGELAALAGMVTPKDLKRDKGWIGVLLEIWLGASAGSKPEQDFAALGVELKTIPVDSLGRPLETTFVCVAPLTGNTGVTWETSHVRHKLKRVLWIPVEGERSIPLAQRRVGSPLLWSPNEEEDRQLRLDWEELMDMIVLGRVERITARHGEVLQLRPKAANAKALTEAIGANGEPILTLPRGFYLKKNFTSALLARHFLIQQP from the coding sequence ATGCCCGACATCCGCCCTCTTCTTACATCCCCTGCCTCAGAAGCTGAATTACTTGCTCAGGCACAGCAGCTCTCTGGCTATACCTTAGGGGAGTTGGCAGCCCTTGCCGGGATGGTAACGCCCAAAGATTTAAAGCGGGATAAAGGCTGGATTGGTGTTCTGCTGGAGATCTGGCTGGGGGCCAGCGCAGGGAGCAAACCGGAACAGGATTTCGCCGCACTGGGAGTCGAGCTAAAAACAATTCCGGTGGACAGTCTTGGTCGTCCGCTGGAAACCACATTTGTTTGTGTCGCGCCATTAACCGGAAACACGGGGGTTACCTGGGAAACCAGCCACGTGCGACACAAACTAAAACGCGTCCTGTGGATACCTGTCGAAGGTGAACGAAGCATTCCCCTTGCGCAACGGCGTGTGGGTTCACCATTGTTATGGAGCCCAAATGAAGAAGAAGATCGCCAGCTACGTCTCGACTGGGAAGAACTGATGGATATGATCGTGCTGGGTCGGGTAGAGCGTATCACCGCCCGGCATGGTGAAGTTTTACAGCTGCGACCGAAAGCAGCCAACGCTAAAGCCCTGACCGAAGCCATTGGCGCTAATGGCGAACCGATTTTAACGTTACCCCGCGGTTTCTACCTGAAAAAGAATTTCACCAGTGCATTACTGGCCCGTCATTTTCTGATCCAGCAGCCATAA
- a CDS encoding TerC family protein yields MLFAWITDPNAWLALGTLTLLEIVLGIDNIIFLSLVVAKLPTAQRGHARRLGLAAAMVMRLALLASIAWVTRLTNPLFEIFGQEISARDLILLLGGLFLIWKASKEIHESIEGEEEGLKTRVSSFLGAIVQIMLLDIIFSLDSVITAVGLSDHLFIMMAAVVIAVGVMMFAARPIGEFVDRHPSVKMLALSFLILVGFTLILESFDIHVPKGYIYFAMFFSIAVESLNLIRNKKNPL; encoded by the coding sequence ATGTTATTTGCATGGATCACCGATCCTAACGCCTGGCTTGCGCTCGGTACGCTGACGCTGCTGGAGATCGTGTTAGGGATCGATAATATTATTTTCCTTTCTCTGGTGGTGGCGAAACTTCCTACGGCGCAGCGCGGTCATGCGCGACGTCTTGGTCTGGCTGCGGCAATGGTGATGCGTCTGGCATTGCTGGCGTCTATTGCCTGGGTGACGCGTTTAACCAATCCGTTGTTTGAGATCTTTGGTCAGGAAATATCGGCACGTGATTTAATCCTGTTGCTCGGCGGCCTGTTCCTGATCTGGAAAGCCAGTAAGGAAATCCACGAGTCTATCGAGGGTGAAGAAGAAGGGCTGAAAACGCGCGTTTCGTCATTCCTCGGCGCCATCGTGCAGATTATGTTGTTGGATATTATTTTCAGCCTTGACTCCGTTATTACCGCGGTAGGTCTGTCGGATCATCTGTTTATTATGATGGCGGCAGTGGTAATTGCTGTAGGCGTAATGATGTTCGCCGCACGCCCGATTGGTGAGTTTGTGGATCGGCATCCGTCGGTAAAAATGTTGGCACTCTCTTTCCTGATTCTGGTGGGCTTTACCTTGATTCTGGAAAGTTTCGATATCCACGTACCGAAAGGTTATATCTATTTCGCAATGTTCTTCTCTATTGCGGTTGAAAGCCTCAACCTGATTCGCAATAAAAAGAATCCGCTCTGA
- the ygdR gene encoding lipoprotein YgdR yields the protein MKKWAVIISAVGLAFAVSGCSSDYVMATKDGRMILTDGKPEIDDDTGLVSYHDQQGNAMQINRDDVSQIIER from the coding sequence ATGAAAAAATGGGCAGTTATAATTTCTGCAGTCGGGCTGGCGTTTGCTGTTTCCGGTTGTAGCAGCGATTACGTGATGGCAACGAAAGATGGCCGTATGATCCTGACTGATGGCAAACCGGAAATTGATGATGATACCGGGCTTGTGAGCTATCACGATCAACAAGGCAATGCCATGCAGATTAATCGTGATGACGTTTCGCAAATCATTGAGCGTTAA
- a CDS encoding NADP(H)-dependent aldo-keto reductase: MQYHRIPHSSLEVSTLGLGTMTFGEQNSEADAHAQLDYAVAQGINLIDVAEMYPVPPRPETQGLTETYVGNWLAKQGSREKLIIASKVSGPSRNNDKGIRPDQALDRKNIREALHDSLKRLQTDYLDLYQVHWPQRPTNCFGKLGYSWTDSAPVVSLLDTLDALAEYQRAGKIRYIGVSNETAFGVMRYLHLADKHDLPRIVTIQNPYSLLNRSFEVGLAEVSQYEGVELLAYSCLGFGTLTGKYLNGAKPAGARNTLFSRFTRYSGEQAQKAVAAYVDIARRHNLDPAQMALAFVRQQPFVASTLLGATTMEQLKTNVESLHLQLSEDVLAEIEAVHQVYTYPAP, encoded by the coding sequence ATGCAATATCACCGTATACCCCACAGTTCGCTGGAAGTCAGCACGCTGGGGCTTGGCACGATGACGTTTGGTGAACAGAACAGCGAAGCCGACGCACACGCACAACTCGACTATGCCGTCGCGCAGGGCATTAACCTTATCGACGTTGCAGAGATGTATCCCGTGCCACCACGCCCGGAAACACAAGGTTTGACTGAAACTTACGTCGGTAACTGGCTGGCAAAACAGGGTAGCCGCGAAAAGCTGATTATCGCCTCAAAAGTGAGTGGACCGTCACGTAACAATGATAAGGGTATTCGCCCGGATCAGGCGCTGGACAGGAAGAACATTCGCGAAGCATTACATGATAGCCTTAAGCGTTTACAGACCGATTATCTCGATCTCTATCAGGTGCACTGGCCGCAACGTCCGACCAACTGTTTTGGCAAACTGGGATATAGCTGGACTGATTCCGCGCCTGTAGTTTCGTTGCTCGATACGCTGGATGCTTTGGCTGAGTACCAACGCGCAGGTAAAATTCGTTATATCGGCGTCTCAAATGAAACTGCGTTTGGCGTAATGCGCTATCTGCATCTGGCAGATAAGCACGATCTGCCGCGTATTGTCACTATTCAAAACCCCTATAGTTTGTTGAACCGCAGCTTCGAAGTGGGGCTGGCGGAAGTCAGCCAGTATGAAGGAGTCGAGCTGCTGGCTTATTCATGTCTTGGTTTTGGTACGCTGACAGGTAAATATCTCAACGGTGCCAAACCGGCTGGTGCGCGTAATACGCTCTTTAGTCGCTTCACGCGCTATAGCGGCGAACAAGCACAAAAGGCGGTGGCGGCCTATGTCGATATAGCCAGACGTCATAATCTTGATCCCGCTCAGATGGCACTGGCTTTTGTACGCCAGCAGCCGTTTGTTGCCAGTACCCTTCTGGGTGCGACCACCATGGAACAACTAAAAACCAACGTCGAAAGCTTACATCTGCAACTGAGTGAAGACGTGTTGGCAGAAATTGAAGCGGTCCATCAAGTTTATACCTATCCGGCACCTTAA